Below is a genomic region from Chloracidobacterium sp..
GAAGTAGTTGGGCACCTCGTTGAGATCAACGCCGCCGGCTGCCAGCAGGTGAACCTCTGGGAGCGCCCGCCGCAGATGGCCAATATAGACCGCGCCGCCGAAAGCCGCTGCCGGAAAGACCCGTACCAGTGCCGCGCCTTGCTCGGCTACCAACGCCACTTCACGCGGCGTCGCCCCGGCTGGAATAACCAGCAGACGGTGCTTGCGGCAAAACTCCACAAGGGGCGCGTTGTCATACGGCAGCGTGACAAACTGAGCGTTGGCTTTGATGGCACGGTCGGCAATTTCGATGCTGGGAGCGTCGCCTATCCCAACGACAACCTCATCACCGAAGCGCCGCCGGATGTCCACAATGACGCGCATTGCGCCGGGCGTGGTGTATGGGACTTCAACAATGCGAATGCCGCCTTCAACAACGGCCTGCGCCGACTGCACAGCGATTTCCGCCGTCGCCGCCCGCAGGCTGGCGATGAGGCGATGGACGAAAAACCGCTGGAGGAGATCACCGGACGACATTAGCCCCGCAGGATGACGCGCGCCGGTGCGCCGTCGCTGTCCATTAGTTTCAGCGGAAGACACAGCAACTCATAGTCGCCGGCGTCCACCTCGCGCAAGTCCAAGCCTTCCAGAATGACGACCCCGTTGGAGAGGAATTCATGATGGGTCGCAAAGGTCGTACTGCCGTATTCCTCAACCGATAAATAGTCAATCCCTACGAGCTTGATGCCGTCGGCGACCAGCTTGGCCGCCGCTTCCGGTGTAATGAAGACATAGTCGGGATTGAATGTTTCCTGCCGCCACAAATGTGAATTACGGGTTTTGAACAAGACCCGGATGTGTTCGCCCAAATCCAAACGCGAAAGTGTCTCGACATCAATTTTTCGTGAAGTGACTTCCACGACACGCGCGCGGCCCACCAGAAGGTTCAGGGGAATCTCGTGTAGCTTGCGCCCGTTCTGAATGAAGTGGAACGGAGCATCTATGTGCGTTCCTGTGTGCGTTCCCATACCGCAGTAGCACACATTCGCCGGGTCGCCCTTAGCAATCTGCGCGTGTGGTTCAAGCACTACCGGCGGGTCGCCTGGATAAACCGGCATCCGTGGATGAACCGGAACCGTCACATCGTAAATTTGCATAACCCTGGATTCCTTCCTTGTCCGGCGCGGATGCTAACGGCGTCGCCCAAGCCCTGTCAAACCGGACGATTATGGCAACGCCGCCTGAAACAAAATCGGCTTTCAGCCATGAAAGAGCTGTGAAACTCGGCTTTTGCACCAGCTTGGTACTTGCGCCCCATGACGCTGCGCGGCGCACCGTTGTATTCTGCCGCTGCGTGTTTGCTGCTGGTTCGCGTATGGACGGCCGCGCCGTCAGGATGGCGCTACGCCTTCTTGCTGGTCGCCGGACACTGCTCCCTGCGTACCCGCGAACGATGTTCACGCCGGAGGTATGTATGCGCTTCTTTCAACTGGGTTGCTTGATGTTTGGTTTGCTTTTGAGCGTCGCCTGTGACAACGCTCCCAAAAAGCCAGCGGCGGAAGACAAAGCCGCTAAGCCGGCTAAACCAGCCCCCAAACCCTGTGACCCCAAAGACCTTATTCCCGTCAAGCCTGAAACGCCCCCGGAGTCGCTGGAAGTCCAACACATCCTGATTGCGTATAAAGGCAGCGGCGCGTCTAAAAATCCCCAGATCAAAGTTACGCGCTCAAAGGAAGAGGCGCGCAAACTTTGGGAAAAAGTGTTTGAGGAAGCCCGCAACTGCGCCGACTTCAATCAGCTTGTCATCAAGTACAGTGACGACCCCAACAAGATGAATGACTACAAGTACAACGCCTTTCCGGGCTTTTACGAAATCACTCCCAAGGGCGTCTTTGATGAGAACTTCAAAAAGTGCGCCCAAGGCCTCAGTCCGGGGAATATTGACAAGGTAGAAAGCTACTACGGCTTTCACATCATTCGGCGGAAGGCGTAAGCGGCGACATGGCGCATGACACAACTGCTTCGGTGGCGTCTTTTACCGTTCGTTTTGCCTGCATCTGTGACCGAGGTCTGCAACGCATCGCCAACCAAGACCGGGCACTGGCGGAAGTCAACGCCCGGCTCTTTGTCGTCTGCGACGGCGTCGGGGGTAACACCGGCGGTGAAATCGCTAGCCAGACGGCGATTGAGACCGTCCGCGACGCCTTCATTGCGCCCGACGACAACCCGCCGCTCATCCGGCTTGAACGCGCGATCCACTACGCCAATCGTGACATTTATGAGATGGCCAAACACGATCTCGACTTGGCCGGTATGGCGACGACGCTGGTGGCGTTGCACCTCAACGGCGAGACGGCTTACGTCGCGCACGCAGGCGACAGCCGCCTGTACCACTTCGCCAACGGCGCACTGACGCAAGTCACGATTGACCACACGCCGTTGCAGGACGCCGTTCGCCGCGGTGAACTCTCAGCCGCCGAAGCTGAACAACTCCCTAAAGCTAACGAAGTCAGCCGGGCGCTGGGCGTGCGTCCCGAAGTCGAAGTTGAAACGCAGGATTTCACGTTTACGGTTGGCTCGCGTTTTCTGCTGTGTACCGACGGTGTGACGCGCCACATCACCAACGACGAACTGGAACGGCTGATGATTACCTTTGTCGACAACCCTGACGGGCTGTGCGACGAAATTCACCGCTATTGCTACGAGCGCGGGGCGGAAGACAACTTCACAGCGCTGGTTGTCTGTGTTGATCCGCCGTCGCCAGCTCCACCGCCGGTCGGGCCACCGTCCACGCCGTCGCTCCAGGAGCGGTTGATACGAACGCGGGAGCTTAGCCTTGCGCCGAGTTTTCCCACCGATCGGACAACCGGCGAGCACCATCCGCTCAAGGAACTGGTTGAAGCGCGGCGGGCGCGTTCGCGGCGCGAACTCCTTTGGCAAGTCTTGGCGACGCTGCTGTTGATGGCGTTGGCGTTTGTCGCCGGATGGTGGATGGGCGGCGGCGGTCGGTCGCCGAACCCGCCGCCGGTTGCGCCGGGTTCTCCATCGGCGCGCTAACGGGCGGCCACTCACGGAATCTCGACAGGCTGCTCTGTCCGGCTTCAGTACTCCGAATGACGCCGGAGGCGTCCACGTAGAAAACACGTCCGCCAGTCAGACCTGGAATGGTCGGCGTCGCCAGCACAAAGAAATCCGCCGGGCTGGCTGGCGTCGCCTCGGTGACATAAAGCATCAGTCGGTAGTCCGCCATCGCCCATAGGTCATCCGGTAGGTGGCTGTACGCCTTGAGTTGCGCCGGTGTAGCGAAATTGCCGCCCGAAACCAACTGGAAGGCCGTCTGGGCGGCGACCAATTGCGCCAAACGTTCCACGACCAGCGCCTCGTTGCGTTTGATCCGCTCATCAGTGCCAATTGCGCCGTCCGGGCGGAGACTGCGCAGCGATAGCCACGTCGGTACGTTTTGGGCGGCGGCGTGGCGGAGGGGCAGCCGACGAACCAGCGCGGCGACTGCCGTTTCCGCCGGAGGCATGGACGGCGTTGTCGGACGTACCTCGAACGGAGGCTCATCCGTTGCGTTTACGGCCGTCGCATCCGGCGCAGGCGTGGGGGGTGGTGCGGCCGCCGGCGACGGGAGCGAGTCTGCGGCAGGCATCCGCCCAGTCAGCGTCGGCGGCGCAGCGGCAACGGTCAGCAGGCCTTCGCCGCTTGTCCATCGCGGCAGGACGCGCGCCGGACGCAGTTGCTCCGAGGCCGGACGCGCTTCGGCGAGCCGTTCTAAAACCGGACGCGCGCCCGGCGTCTCGCGGTCAGCGACCAGCGGCGGAGGCGGCGGGGCGGGCGACGCTGTAGGGAGCGCCGCATCGGGTATGCGTGGCGGCGGCAGTACGGCGACCAGCGGCGGCGTGGCCGGAGCGGTAGGCAGCATCATGCGCGGCAGGCGTAAACGATCCAGCGCGGCGACGGCCGCCTGCCGAACGTCCGGCGAGCCGTCCTCGCGCGCTAGCCGTCGCAGCACTGTCGCTGTCTCCGGCGGCACGTCTTGCAGCGCTGGCGTTAGCGCGAGCCAGTTGGCGCGGACGGACGGGTCAGCTTCCGTGGGCAACCGCCGTGTCGCCTCCCGGATAAAGCGGGCTGGATCGGTCCGCGCCAACCCCAAGACCGCCGCCCGGCGCACGTCCGGGTCGGCGTCTTCCAGCGCGGCTTGCAGCCATTCGGCGGCGTTCGGCGCGTTGACAACCACCACAAGCGCCAGCAGCGCCCCGCGTCGGCGCAGGGCTTCAGGCGCGCGGAGGAGGGTTTCCAGCCTTGTCGCGGCGGCGTCCACAGCGTTGAAAAAACCGGCAAAGGTCGTGCGGTGGGCCGACAACTCATCGAAGGTCATCCGCCCGATGGTTTCGACGACGCCGGTAAATGCCTCCTCTGAACCAAGGCGAGCCAGCGCAAAAGCCGCCGCGCTGCGCAGAGCGTTATCATTGGACTGAAGCACGGCAAGCAGGACCGGCAAGGCGCGTGCGCCGCCGATGCGGGGCAACACAGCGACGGCGGCGGCGCGAACAGTTGGGTTGGCGTCCGCCAACGCCGACTGAATAGCGGGAAGCGCTCGCGCGTCACCGATCTTACCAAGCGATTCAACCGCGCGGCGGCGCAGCAGTGGATCGTCGGCGGTTAGGGTTTGGATGAGCGCCTCCGTTGCGCGGTCATCCTTGAAGCCACCTAACGCTTGGACAGCCAGCGTTCGCACCAGCGGATCGCCGTCGCGCAGAGCATCCGTCACGGCGTCGAGGGTACGCGGGACGGCAAGCGCGCCTAAGGCGTCCACAGCGCGGGCGCGCACGCGGGCGTCTTCATCGCGCAGCGCATCGGTCAAAGCGTCGGCAGCCGTGTCGTCGCCAATCTTCCCCAGCGCAAAAGCGGCGTTCTGACGGACGACGGCCTCGCGGTCGCGGAGGGCGTCCACCAGCGGCAGTACGGCCCGGCGGTCACGTAGGCGGCCCAGCGCCTCAGCCGCGCTTGCGCGGACGGTTCGCTCCGGGTCACGCAACAACTCAATGACTTTGTCAACGGCGCGCGCGTCACCAATGATCCCAAGCGCCATCGTGGCGCGGCTGCGGACATACAGGTTAGCGTCGCCCAACGCGCGCAGGAGCGGCTCAACGGCTTCCCTGCGACCGAGCGCGCCAAGCGCCTCGGCCGCACCGATCCGCACCTCCGGTTCGGCGTCGGACAACGACCCGACCAACGCCGGAAGCGACGCCGCATCGCCCAGCTTGCCAAGCGCCTGCGCGGCGGCGCTGCGGACGGTCGGTTCAGCGTCCCGCAGTCGCAGACGCAACGCCGTCGCCGCCTGTGGACGCCCTAGCCGCGCCAAGGCGAGCGCCGCCGCCGCTCGTACGTCGGGACTACTGTCGTTGAGGGCGGCGATAAGGCCATCCAGAGCGAGTTCACTTTTGAGGTTGCCAAGAGCTTCAGCGGCGGCGCTACGAACAAGAAAATCCCGGTCGCCGCGCAAGGCTTCCAGCAGCGGCGTCACTTGGCGCTCATCACCGGAACGACCAAGCTCTTCAACAGCGCGGCAGCGGGCTTCACGATCCTGTAGCTCGCCCAGGCTGCGCCGCCCATCCTGCGCCGCTGTCGGTGAGACGTTTGACCAGACGCTTCCGGCGATGACGCCCACCAAGAACGCGCCCAGCATCAAGAACCGTCGCGCATGAGGTCCAATCTGCGACATGGCGGTTTCTTCCTCGCTTCTTTCCCGGATGCACGGATGTCTTCGTTCGCCGATGATCACGTCCGCCTGATGATGTTCACAGGCGGTTCGGCGGACGCACGCGCCCGCATTGCATCCGCACGACCCATCTGTTCGGCGATGTTCCCGCAGCGCCACGCTATGACTCTGGCCCGCAGCGCCTGTCGTCGCTTTTCGACCACAGCTGGCAACAGCAGTCGCGCCGCCATCTTGGCGCGCGCCCGCCAGCCGGGCGCCGCCGACCAACTTGACCAA
It encodes:
- a CDS encoding cyclase family protein, yielding MQIYDVTVPVHPRMPVYPGDPPVVLEPHAQIAKGDPANVCYCGMGTHTGTHIDAPFHFIQNGRKLHEIPLNLLVGRARVVEVTSRKIDVETLSRLDLGEHIRVLFKTRNSHLWRQETFNPDYVFITPEAAAKLVADGIKLVGIDYLSVEEYGSTTFATHHEFLSNGVVILEGLDLREVDAGDYELLCLPLKLMDSDGAPARVILRG
- a CDS encoding peptidyl-prolyl cis-trans isomerase; the encoded protein is MRFFQLGCLMFGLLLSVACDNAPKKPAAEDKAAKPAKPAPKPCDPKDLIPVKPETPPESLEVQHILIAYKGSGASKNPQIKVTRSKEEARKLWEKVFEEARNCADFNQLVIKYSDDPNKMNDYKYNAFPGFYEITPKGVFDENFKKCAQGLSPGNIDKVESYYGFHIIRRKA
- a CDS encoding HEAT repeat domain-containing protein; amino-acid sequence: MSQIGPHARRFLMLGAFLVGVIAGSVWSNVSPTAAQDGRRSLGELQDREARCRAVEELGRSGDERQVTPLLEALRGDRDFLVRSAAAEALGNLKSELALDGLIAALNDSSPDVRAAAALALARLGRPQAATALRLRLRDAEPTVRSAAAQALGKLGDAASLPALVGSLSDAEPEVRIGAAEALGALGRREAVEPLLRALGDANLYVRSRATMALGIIGDARAVDKVIELLRDPERTVRASAAEALGRLRDRRAVLPLVDALRDREAVVRQNAAFALGKIGDDTAADALTDALRDEDARVRARAVDALGALAVPRTLDAVTDALRDGDPLVRTLAVQALGGFKDDRATEALIQTLTADDPLLRRRAVESLGKIGDARALPAIQSALADANPTVRAAAVAVLPRIGGARALPVLLAVLQSNDNALRSAAAFALARLGSEEAFTGVVETIGRMTFDELSAHRTTFAGFFNAVDAAATRLETLLRAPEALRRRGALLALVVVVNAPNAAEWLQAALEDADPDVRRAAVLGLARTDPARFIREATRRLPTEADPSVRANWLALTPALQDVPPETATVLRRLAREDGSPDVRQAAVAALDRLRLPRMMLPTAPATPPLVAVLPPPRIPDAALPTASPAPPPPPLVADRETPGARPVLERLAEARPASEQLRPARVLPRWTSGEGLLTVAAAPPTLTGRMPAADSLPSPAAAPPPTPAPDATAVNATDEPPFEVRPTTPSMPPAETAVAALVRRLPLRHAAAQNVPTWLSLRSLRPDGAIGTDERIKRNEALVVERLAQLVAAQTAFQLVSGGNFATPAQLKAYSHLPDDLWAMADYRLMLYVTEATPASPADFFVLATPTIPGLTGGRVFYVDASGVIRSTEAGQSSLSRFREWPPVSAPMENPAQPAAGSATDRRRPSTIRRQTPTPSTAASPRLAKGVRAANAPAALQPVP